A stretch of the Clostridium fungisolvens genome encodes the following:
- a CDS encoding DUF5643 domain-containing protein: MKNPITIICLIIIIIGIFTNLPESKYYDKELKELVNQKKAQVIEVNKDMKIDNDTVSIKRIINTDDKTYIRSIYRTSEPGWSFSTTNVINIFDDKGKKYQYRGGENKGKIWGQDELMEVERIDEDAKYLILKLDWYDRKAEMTISLDKEKNINENK; encoded by the coding sequence TTGAAAAATCCAATAACAATAATTTGTCTCATTATAATTATCATAGGTATATTTACTAATTTGCCTGAGAGCAAATACTATGATAAAGAGTTAAAAGAGCTGGTGAACCAGAAAAAAGCACAGGTAATTGAAGTTAACAAAGATATGAAGATAGACAATGATACTGTATCAATTAAAAGAATTATTAACACTGATGATAAAACTTATATTAGATCTATATATAGAACTTCCGAACCAGGTTGGTCTTTTTCTACGACTAATGTAATTAATATATTTGATGATAAAGGGAAAAAATATCAGTATAGGGGTGGAGAAAACAAAGGTAAGATATGGGGACAGGATGAACTTATGGAAGTTGAAAGAATTGATGAAGATGCAAAATATTTAATTCTCAAACTAGACTGGTATGATAGAAAGGCTGAAATGACCATTTCACTTGATAAGGAGAAGAATATCAATGAAAATAAATAA
- a CDS encoding flavin reductase, with product MNFEEINLKELDFNPFKKVDDWALLTAGTRDEFNMMTVTGVMCGKFFLKPMIQVYAHPDRYTYEFLKDSDYFTVSFFDIPHHPALQVCGKVHGNECDKVAESGLHPIPFENTVIFEEAKMIFVCKKVYHTDVEKENFDSQELFKEYYKDMSTFHTIFLGQIEKALVRNDN from the coding sequence ATGAATTTTGAAGAGATAAATTTAAAGGAACTTGATTTTAATCCTTTTAAGAAAGTAGATGATTGGGCACTTTTAACAGCTGGAACAAGAGATGAATTTAACATGATGACTGTCACAGGTGTTATGTGTGGAAAGTTCTTTCTTAAACCTATGATTCAGGTATACGCTCATCCTGATAGATATACCTATGAGTTTTTGAAGGATAGTGATTACTTTACGGTGTCTTTCTTTGACATTCCACACCATCCAGCCTTACAAGTTTGTGGGAAAGTCCATGGTAATGAGTGTGATAAAGTGGCCGAGTCTGGGTTACACCCAATTCCATTTGAAAATACAGTGATTTTTGAAGAGGCAAAAATGATTTTTGTATGCAAAAAGGTTTATCATACTGATGTAGAAAAGGAAAATTTTGATTCACAGGAATTGTTTAAAGAATATTATAAAGATATGTCAACATTCCATACTATTTTTCTTGGTCAGATTGAAAAGGCCTTAGTACGAAATGATAACTAA
- a CDS encoding Lsa family ABC-F type ribosomal protection protein yields the protein MSMINVTNLTFAYEGSYDNIFENVSFQIDTDWKLGFTGRNGRGKTTFLNLLLGKYEYKGNISANVNFEYFPYEVKDQENFTIDVIREISPNSMDWEIVKELSMLDMDYDALYRQFYTLSKGEQTKALLAAMFLKENSFLLIDEPTNHLDIEGRKKLSDYLKKKKGFILISHDRAFLDNCIDHILAINKTNIEIQKGNFSSWWRNKELQDGFELAENEKLKKDINRLSAAAKRSSIWSDKVESSKFGTTNSGSKIDRGYVGHKAAKMMQRAKNIEARQQNAIEEKSKLLKNIESNESLKIVPLTFHDRKLVELSEVSIHYDNKTVCEKISFTIEQGERVAIQGKNGSGKSSILKLINGENIPHEGIVRKNNKLIISYVSQDTSSLQGNLTAYAEKNSIDESLFKAMLRKLDFSREQFEKNMEDFSGGQKKKVLIAKSLCDRAHLYIWDEPLNFIDVISRMQIEELLMEYEPTILFVEHDVTFCENVATKTIRL from the coding sequence ATGTCTATGATAAATGTTACTAATCTAACCTTCGCTTATGAAGGTAGTTATGATAATATATTTGAAAATGTAAGCTTTCAAATCGATACTGATTGGAAGTTAGGATTTACCGGAAGGAATGGAAGAGGGAAGACTACTTTTTTAAATCTTCTTCTTGGAAAATACGAATATAAAGGGAATATTTCAGCTAATGTAAATTTTGAATACTTTCCTTATGAAGTTAAAGACCAAGAGAATTTCACCATTGATGTTATAAGAGAAATCAGTCCAAATTCAATGGATTGGGAGATAGTAAAAGAATTGTCTATGCTTGATATGGACTATGATGCTTTATATAGGCAGTTTTACACACTATCTAAAGGAGAGCAGACTAAGGCTCTGCTTGCTGCAATGTTTTTAAAGGAAAACTCCTTTTTGCTCATTGATGAGCCTACGAATCATTTAGATATTGAAGGTAGAAAGAAATTAAGTGATTACCTTAAAAAGAAGAAGGGATTTATCTTGATTTCACATGATAGAGCTTTTTTGGATAACTGTATTGATCATATCTTGGCTATAAATAAAACCAATATTGAAATACAAAAAGGCAACTTTTCTTCCTGGTGGAGAAATAAAGAATTGCAGGATGGTTTTGAGCTGGCTGAAAATGAAAAGCTTAAGAAAGACATTAATAGGCTTTCAGCAGCAGCAAAACGTTCCTCAATCTGGTCTGATAAAGTTGAGAGTAGTAAGTTTGGAACTACTAATTCTGGAAGTAAAATAGATAGAGGTTATGTTGGACACAAAGCTGCAAAAATGATGCAGCGTGCTAAGAATATAGAGGCTAGACAGCAGAATGCCATTGAAGAAAAATCAAAGCTTCTTAAAAATATTGAATCCAATGAAAGCTTAAAAATAGTTCCTCTTACCTTTCACGATAGAAAACTTGTGGAACTTTCAGAGGTTTCAATTCATTATGATAACAAGACTGTGTGTGAAAAAATAAGCTTTACCATTGAGCAAGGGGAAAGAGTTGCAATTCAAGGAAAGAATGGCAGTGGAAAATCAAGTATCTTGAAATTGATAAATGGAGAAAATATCCCTCATGAAGGTATTGTGAGAAAGAATAATAAACTGATAATTTCCTATGTTTCTCAAGATACCTCATCACTTCAGGGGAATCTTACTGCTTATGCAGAGAAAAATTCTATAGATGAAAGCTTATTCAAAGCAATGCTTAGAAAGCTTGATTTTTCAAGAGAACAGTTTGAAAAGAACATGGAAGACTTTAGTGGAGGGCAGAAGAAAAAGGTGTTAATAGCTAAAAGCCTATGCGATAGAGCGCACCTTTATATTTGGGATGAACCACTAAACTTTATTGATGTTATTTCACGTATGCAGATAGAAGAACTCTTGATGGAATATGAACCAACAATCTTGTTTGTTGAGCATGATGTTACATTTTGTGAGAACGTGGCGACTAAAACTATAAGATTGTAG
- a CDS encoding tetratricopeptide repeat protein has translation MKDFYGILELEKQSTKEEIKGAYFAAARKFPFDRYEVEFMDIRSAYEVLSNHRTRTEYDEVVLMSNEIKEKYEKASDLIKEGELGSAVKILEEILKDNPKLLIVRALLAEGYLKNNNSGKAIKLYEELAKEEPENAAFSGYLANSYHIRGWQKKAIKAYERALELDVDNISLWIGLCDAHTKDENYDEAKKTIEKSLEAQKEISFIATLYFRLIMLEISFGMNSLISDLTDKLVVLAQNNSKIKEDIAWILCDISRYFMQLGGAEEAKMLNDAAIIILPQDENVLDTKKEIENFNKYADLFDKLSNDDEIKQEIGVLIGLEVLPDSVLDLDEDGKDAMAYYNEYQILSQYDDFKATIQRLRKVYPEFYDLIRDFLDKAANDGERRKMLKGYEKHSDRFFELINGSPDLFKGEEDNSADGQSAPGGIDDDTVVTFVREEPKIGRNDPCTCGSGKKYKKCCGK, from the coding sequence GTGAAAGATTTTTATGGAATTTTAGAATTAGAAAAACAATCTACAAAGGAAGAAATAAAGGGAGCATATTTTGCAGCTGCAAGAAAATTTCCTTTTGATAGATATGAAGTAGAATTTATGGACATCAGAAGTGCTTATGAAGTTTTAAGTAACCATAGGACAAGGACTGAATATGATGAAGTTGTTCTTATGTCTAATGAGATAAAAGAAAAGTATGAAAAGGCAAGTGATTTGATCAAAGAAGGAGAACTAGGCTCCGCTGTTAAGATCCTTGAGGAAATATTAAAAGATAATCCTAAGCTACTAATTGTAAGAGCTCTTTTGGCTGAAGGTTATTTGAAGAATAATAATAGTGGGAAAGCTATAAAGCTTTACGAAGAACTTGCAAAGGAAGAGCCTGAAAATGCAGCTTTTTCAGGTTATCTTGCTAATTCATACCATATTAGAGGATGGCAGAAGAAGGCAATAAAGGCCTATGAAAGAGCCTTAGAACTAGATGTTGATAATATATCTTTATGGATTGGGCTTTGCGATGCTCATACAAAGGATGAAAATTATGATGAGGCTAAGAAGACTATTGAAAAATCTCTAGAGGCCCAAAAGGAGATAAGCTTTATTGCTACATTATATTTCAGGCTTATAATGCTAGAAATAAGCTTTGGAATGAACTCTTTAATAAGCGATCTTACTGATAAGCTTGTAGTACTTGCTCAAAACAACTCAAAAATTAAAGAAGATATAGCATGGATACTTTGTGATATATCAAGATATTTCATGCAGTTAGGTGGAGCTGAAGAGGCTAAAATGCTTAATGATGCAGCTATAATAATTTTGCCTCAGGACGAAAATGTGTTAGATACTAAGAAAGAAATAGAAAACTTTAATAAGTATGCTGACTTATTTGATAAATTGAGTAATGATGATGAGATAAAGCAAGAAATAGGTGTTCTTATTGGGCTTGAAGTGCTTCCAGACAGTGTTTTAGATTTAGACGAAGACGGAAAAGATGCTATGGCTTACTATAATGAATATCAAATATTATCTCAATACGATGATTTTAAAGCTACAATTCAAAGACTTAGAAAGGTTTACCCTGAGTTTTATGATTTGATTAGGGATTTCCTTGATAAAGCAGCTAATGATGGTGAAAGAAGAAAGATGCTTAAAGGTTATGAAAAGCATAGTGATAGATTCTTCGAACTTATAAACGGATCACCAGATTTATTTAAAGGTGAAGAAGATAACTCTGCTGATGGTCAATCAGCTCCAGGCGGCATTGATGATGATACTGTAGTTACATTTGTTAGAGAAGAACCTAAGATAGGAAGAAATGACCCTTGTACTTGTGGAAGCGGTAAAAAGTATAAGAAGTGTTGTGGTAAGTAG
- a CDS encoding DUF1398 family protein: MAGIYKWVSDLDQMTCSYYDLEEQILIVEKIPTV, encoded by the coding sequence GTGGCTGGTATATATAAGTGGGTTTCAGACTTAGACCAAATGACTTGTAGCTATTATGACTTGGAAGAGCAAATTTTAATTGTAGAAAAAATCCCCACTGTATAG